The nucleotide sequence actaccatatgattcagcaatctcactactgggtatatatccaaattaAATGAAATCAAGTTCTCAAAGAGATATTAGCACTCTCATGTagactgcagcactgttcacaacagcataATGtcaatgtccatcagcagatgaatggataaagaaaatgtggtaatgcTATTCCacctaaaaaggaaggaaattctgcaatATGTGACAACGTGGATGGACCTTgcggacattatgctaagtaaaataagccagacacagaaagacaaatactgcatgattgtTCTTAAAAGGTGTATCAAAAGTAGTCAGATTCATAAAATCAAAAACTAGAATGGAAGGAATCTAGGCAGACTCCTAAATTTGGGGTCTGATCAGCTAAGTGGATTGCAAAGCCAGTGAGAATTTATCCAAAAGCACAAAAGTTGTTTCCTTCTCTTCATAGTCTCCTATGTGTCTTTCAGGCATGAAGTCATCAATATCAACCTGAAAAATAAGCCTGAGTGGTTCTTTAAGAAAAATCCCTTTGGTCTGGTGCCAGTTCTGGAAAACAGTCAGGGTCAGCTGATCTACGAGTCTGCCATCACCTGTGAGTACCTGGATGAAGCATACCCAGGGAAGAAGCTGTTGCCGGATGACCCCTATGAGAAAGCTTGCCAGAAGATGATCTTAGAGTTGTTTTCTAAGGTTTGTGCATAAGAAATTTCAGCTCCTATTTGAAAAACCTGTTTTTTAAAGCGAAATCAGTGCTGCCATTTATGGTTCAGTGATttgggagagaaaaacaaaacaggaatatGCTTGTCAGCTCTGAGTGTCCTGCAAGTCCTTTCACGATCCAGTTCCTGTTTACCTCCAAAATTATCCCTTTTCACTCGTCTCCTGACACTTTATATATGCCAGCCATACTAAACTTTTCTCAGAATTCCCAAATTCGCCCCTTTCTCTCTCAATTCTTGCTGTCAGATTCTTCCCACTTCTCACCGTGCCTGGTTATCTCCATGTCATTTTTCACATGTCTGCTCCGACACTGCTGCCTTTTCAGGAGCTTGGCAGGCTGGTTAGTGCTCTAGCTTCTGAGTTCCCATCCGTGTGAACTTTTGCCTGCCTTCTTGCCTGTGTACTGCACTGgggctgtgagctccttgagggtgaGGGCTGCATTTTAATCACTGTTAGTTCACTGCCTAGTTTTATGACTGGCTCTGCTACTTTCTTGTGACTCTGAGCAAGTTACTTATTACTTTGCCTCGCCGTTCATCATTGGTAAAATGGATATAGTAATTGTTCCCACCTCATAAGATAAAAATCAGTTGATATAAAACACCTAGAACAGAGTCTGACACATGGTAACTACTTAATTCTTGTCCTTATAGCCATAGCATCAAGCAGTGAGCATCTACTTTGTGTTGGCAATAACTCAGATGACTGAATAAATAGCAATCCTGTAGAAGAACTGTTTGTACCTTACTTAGCATCAACACTGTGGATTAGTTCAAACAATTAGTATTAACAAAGAAATGACTAACAGATGTGTGTTTAGACACCAAGAATAGCATGTCTGGTTATATGCCTATAACATTGTCACCTTGGTAGTACGGTCAGTGTATAAAGGATTATCTTTAGAGAAAAAGATGGTTAAAGAAATGCCCTAAGAGAGAGTTATAGGGAAAACATTCTGTTTTAGGAGACATTATAAAGGGAAGCCAATGGGACAGGAAGAGTGAGTCACCTGCTTAGTAAGATGAGGGTGAAAGAATAGTAGAGGCGGCTGCTGTGAAAGATAATGTAAAGGGAACATGACATTTTCAAGAACGATGTTGGAGAGTTTTACAAAGTAGTAACAAGTTAAAGGCATGCAGCTTCAAGACACGAAGTCATcaataccaaccaaaaaaaaataagcctAAGTGGTTCTTTAAGAAAAATCTCTTTGGTCTGGTGCCAGTTCTGGAAAACTTTTTTTAGTATAGCTGGAATATAAAGTGTCAGGAGAAGAGATAAAAGGGGTAACTTCGGAGAGGTAAACAGGAACTGGATCGTGAAAGGACTTGTAGGACACGTCAGAGAAAATGAGCTTTAAAAGTAAAGCTTTTAGACATGAAGCTTTACTTTCATGCATAAAGCTACTACTTTAAAAAGTAGTCACAAGAGATTCATTGTACTatctagaaagaaaatgagatttaaaagtAATGCTGAAGATGCCCACCTTTACTTCCCTGCTTGGGTTTTAAAGGAGGGGTGGCTTTATGTACATATGACCCTGCTCTCCTGGCCACAGCCCATCAGAACAGAAATGtaccccaccccacacacctggGCCAGTTATCTTCTCTCCTGGGAACTTGGAAATGAGACACAGAACTAAGACAGTAAAGGTTAGGACAGTAAAGACAACTAAGCGTTGGGGCTCAAATATAACATTAGAGGCTAGAGAAACCAAAGCcacttaagaaataaatttttagagGAGCAAGAATTAAAAACATTGCAAAGGGACTGAAGTATGGAAAGTAATATGGAGCAGAAATGTGAGGAAAAACAGACGAAAGACCAGGCAGACCCAGATGGAAATGTGGATGAAAGGGCTGCCTGAAAGCCTTCAGTCCCAGTGAAGGCAGGCTGAACTGATGTGGATGGGATTTCATGGGATTCTATATTTTTACAAGTGCCTGTTTACTTAAACTAGGATGAGTGGACTTCTGCGTCTTGCAATAAAATGATACCAAAGACCAAAGTATTAAAACACATAAACACCATCACGAGCATTAAAGCATCTGATGCTACACCCATCAAGTCTTTAGGTAGTCGGTCCCTTTTGAACAGTCTCCTGGTGTCCTCCCcaacaaagaaatcagaaaaattctCTTCCCTAGCTCTTTGCAGTTGGGGCCAAGTTTTGTGACCTAGGCTCTTCCTGTCAGACACACACATAGAGTTCAAATCAGAAACGAGCAAGGTAAGGAAACAGGCTTGGTGGGATATCTGCTTAAGATATTCAGCTCTCCACTGGTTTTCCTGGTGAGAGCGGCGGCAGAGCTTCTGGGTTTCAGCAGTGTGGGTTACAAGATAAAATTCCAGAGCAGAAATGGCATCAGTGCCAGTGGCGTTAGCAGTTATCTCAGACTCTACTTTCTGGCAGCCGCACAAACTGAAGCATCTGGTGCTCAGCTTGCACTGGCAGCAGTGAGTGCTTCCCATTAGGCCATTTCTCAGCATGAATTTGGGATGTTCTGTCTTAATTCCAAGCCTGTTTGTTCCGCCTCCCAATAATTCTATGAGCCACTCAGTTTCCTTTAAAGAAAGTtgtgttggctgggcgtggtggctcaagcctgtaatcccagcactttgggaggctgaggcaggcagatcacctgaggtcaggagtttgagaccagcctggccaatatggtgaatccccatctctactaaaaatacaaaaattagcctggtgtggtggcgcacacccataatctcagctacttaggaggcggagacaggagaattgcttgagcccgggcagtggaggttgcagtgagctgagatcgtgccactgcattccagcctgggtgatagagcatgactccatttcaaaaaagaaagaaagttgtttCTTAAACGTGCCAGGGTAGCTTCTGttatttgtaatttataaaatCCTGACCAAGCCAGCATTTTGGGCCACAAAACTGTTCCTAAGACCAGTCCATTACCTCTGTGAGCGCAGGAACTTGATGCACCCTTGGTGTTTCTAGAACACCTTGACACCAGGACTGTAAGGGTTCTACCATGTTTTTATGTGAGGGGGCCGATACAGTTAGCCATAAACTGATAAACTAAGAAATTATTCTCTGTCTAGGTGCCATCCTTGGTAGGAAGCTTTATTAGAAGCCAAAATAAAGAAGACTATGCTGGCCTAAAAGAAGAATTTCGTAAAGAATTTACCAAGCTAGAGGAGGTAATTATTTCTCGtagctatcatcagagtaaatGATAACTATATCTACCCTCCTTTTCCtcctattcttttctttaaattcccACTTTCCAAGTCACTTTAAGGTAATTAGGAAAATTCCCCTAAACATTTTTGTTTACAGCAGACTGCTGTTATAAAGCAGAAAGCTGTTCTGCTTAAGATATAAATCACAACACCTAAACAGACTTTGTCATGggcttgcttttaaaatattctgctaATGTTAAAATaacaaggaaaaaggaaattgTACCCATGTTTCCACAAGTTTTTATGTATCCAGTTTTCCATGCTTGTTTGCAGTCCTTgtccatatatttaaaaaaaattaatatagctCTAATCAGAGCATAGATATCATTCTGTGTCCTGCTTTTTTTCCTGTGTCCACTTAGTATTACATACTAAATATTTCCCACCAGAAAAAGTTTGCAATGAACGGTACAGACACTTGAGGGAAGCCCAGATGTATTTTACCTTCTTTTGGGGACAGCTGACATTTGGGCCTTGGAGTCTGTCTCTTGGCCTTGAAATATTTCATTCATGCTAAGCCTGAAGTTTTTACTGACAGAAGACAAAGTTCCTGTCTTTCATGGGAatgcattttaacattttatcagTAAGTATGACGTTTGCTGTAGGTTTTTCAGAAacctttttttcattataaagttCTCTTCTATTACTAGTTTGCTAATTTTTTAGtcataaatgttgaattttattgaatggtttttctgcatctgttacaTCTATTGAAATGTTCATAGAATTTTTTCCTCTTAATCTGGTGAATATGGTGCtattgacaaattttttttttttttaatgtttaaccaTCCTAGCATTCCTAAGATAAAACCTACTTGTTCTCTATGGATTTTTATATGCACTGTAGAATTAGCTAATgaatgatttttgtatgtgtgttcaTAAATGAGATTGGCCTATAAATTTTCTATTCTTATAGTATCATTATTGGCTTTTGGTTTCAAGGATAttctgacctcataaaatgagttgggtaACTAACCTGTTTAGGGACTAGCGGTTTCTTTAAAACATTGAGCCTGGTGTCTTTAACAGGGGTAGATTTTTCATTACTAGTTTGATTTCTTTAATGGTaattggttttttggttttacatttcttCTTGAATCAATGTTggtactttatatttttctgctgAACAGTGTGGGAGCTGGAAAGTAAGATGCAGTCCATATTCTTCAGATAATTAGTTCAGTAGTAGACAGAACACAGTAGGTAGATATAAGCAATCTAAAATGCATATTATGCATTGAAAAAAACTATGGAGGTTATTTATAAAGGGCAAATTACTTTGGTGGTTTAAATAGCCAGATAATATTCTCAATCACCCCCTTTGGCAAACCCTGTAACCAATTCGCCTTcttaaaatttcagaaacatacaatttgtgttttgttttcaaatgatTGTCATCTGTTTAGCAGTTAATCCAGTCTATTTCCAGTATATTTTAAGTACAAATGCTTTTGcacttacaatggggttac is from Pan paniscus chromosome 8, NHGRI_mPanPan1-v2.0_pri, whole genome shotgun sequence and encodes:
- the GSTO1 gene encoding glutathione S-transferase omega-1 isoform X2 yields the protein MRFCPFAERTRLVLKAKGIRHEVININLKNKPEWFFKKNPFGLVPVLENSQGQLIYESAITCEYLDEAYPGKKLLPDDPYEKACQKMILELFSKVPSLVGSFIRSQNKEDYAGLKEEFRKEFTKLEEVLTNKMTTFFGGNSISMIDYLIWPWFERLEAMKLNECVDHTPKLKLWMAAMKEDPTVSALLTSEKDWQGFLELYLQNSPEACDYGL